Below is a window of Candidatus Eisenbacteria bacterium DNA.
GCGGTTCAACCACCCAGCCAGGAGAATCATCATGTCGCGCATCTCTGTCGCTCGTTTCGTCGTCTTGTTCTTCGTGTTCGGCGTGGGCGTGGTCGTTGGCTCATTCGCCGCGGATCGCTTCGACTTCCACGTGTTCCAGGGCTCCGACAACAAGGGCTTCTCTGCCGTGGTCGAGCCGAGCGAGCAGGGCGCTGTGGCATCGGTGGTCGTGTCCCCGGTCGCGCAGGTGGTGCGGGTCGCGCGCCGCGTGGATGCGGTGGTCCGCGCGACAGTTGCCCTTCGCGTGCACTCGTCGGCCTCCGTGGTTCGCGTTACGGCACCCGTGATCGGTCGCGCGGCCGTGGCGTTGACCCGGGTGGTTCACGCCGTAGTCGTGTGATAGCGTCCATCGAATGTCGCCAGGGAGAAACGACAATGACCAAGAACAAGCGTCCGACGAGGGCCCCGGTTTCTTCCTTTCCGGCCCCACGAAGCCGATAAGGCGTCGTGGGAGGAAACAAGACGGCGCGCAGCTGCCGCCGGCTTCAGGACCTGAGGCAAACTCAAAGGATGATCCGAAGCGTCGCGCTGCGATTCGACGCGAGATCAGGGAAGCGATCGCTGAGGCGCAGCCGGAAGTCGATCGACGAATCGCCAGAGCGAGGGAGCGACGCAGGAGTCGTCCCAAGCTGGAGCCGGTGACTTAGGCCATCGACTAGAGAGAGATTGCGAGGAAGCCGGTGTCGACTTACTCGACGCCGGCTTCTTCATTCCCGAGCACGGCCTGAACTCTCTGCGCACGCCGGGCCACGGAAACGCTGGCCCGGAGTTTCAGCCGCTCGGGATCGGTCGCGAACTGGAACATCAAGCACTGGACCGCGGTGATCTCTCCCCGCGACCGTCTTGTTCTCGATCCGGCTACGAGGCTGGCCGCGCAATTTCGACTTGCCGGACACACTCGGCCATCACGAGTTTGGATCGACGCCAGTGGGGAAGTGAGGACGTGGGGCAGGGCCCTAGCGGCCACGAGAGAGAGTGCCTTGACGACCGGGTTCTCAATCAGGAGACCAGCTGCGAAGAACAACCAACCAACCACAACTAGGGCAATCGACACGAATTGCTGCCAATCACACGAGAAGTTGGCCATGGAAATCACCGCCTTTCGGATGTGACCACCAGGCTTATCCCTACCCGCACTTCGTGCCCCTCGACCTCACGGTTCCCGACGCCTCGGTCATCACGCCCGGCCGCGATCTTGCCGTATCATCGGCAATCGGGCGCACTGGGAAAAGCGGGCCTTCCTGAGCGGTGAGGAACTCGGGATTCGTGGCGAATTCGCGACGGGGGAGTAATGGCTGAACTTGAACCCGAGGCACGCGATCGGATCATGGACGTCTTCATGGCCCGTTACAACGCGCTGCATGCCACCGACTACGATCGCTTTGAGGACGGACCGAAGGGCACTGACCACGACTACCTCTGTGTGAGCTCCTCGGGGAAAGCGCCTCTCAAAGTGCAGCACACTCGCGCGTGGGCGGATCCTGAAACCGAGTGGCGGGTTCCCAAGGATGTGGAGCGCCTCATCGTCCATGCGCTCCAGCGACGGCTCGATGAACGCAAGATTTGCGACCGTCACGTCTCCATTCGAGTCGACTCCTTTCCACCCAAGCGTCGCGAAAAGCTCGCCCTCCTTGAAAAGATCTGGATGGCCGTCGAGTTCGGATTGAATCGAGATTGGTCCAACCCGTCACTTCAGCGTCTGATGCGCTACGAGCGGAACGATTGGACCCAATTCTATCAACCCATCTCGCCGTATGTCGCCGAGCTCGAAATCCTCGAGCGTGTGCCGCCGGTCCAGGCGCCAGCGCTCGTGGGGTGGTCGGCAACCGGCGAGGAGGGCGACGGCGTGCAGGACGCGGTCTTCCGGACTGTGGAGGCACTGAAGAAGAAGGAAGAGCACTACAGAGGCACTAGCGCAGATCTTGTTCTCGTGATCGACTTCGAAGTCATGCCGTACTTTCAAGACGAACTTGAGCGGATCCGAGCAGCGCTCGCGGCTCGATCGATTGACTTCCGCGAAGTGTGGCTCGTGAGTCAGTGGCTGCCCGTGTCAGCCGACCAAGTCTGGCCCGCGCCGAACGTGCAGAGTGCCGACGCACCGTGAGGGCGACGCATCGACGCGAGGATGTGGCGCTCTTGCAACTCTGCGCCGTCCTCTCCGAGTTTGATCACCAGCCCGTTGCCATTGTCAGCCGTCCCGATCGCGAAGGCGCGGCGGGTGGCTGTGATGCGCTCATTCAGCGTGGGCTCACGCGGGTGGCGATCGAGCACACCACCGTGCACTCCATCGGCGACCGGCCCGGCCTCCCGAAGCGATGGGAGCGGATCGCACCACACCTTCGTGCGCGCATCCAAGCCGAGCTTCCACTCGAGTGGATTCAGATCTGGCTTCCCCTCTTCGAGCTGCCGCGGTCCCGGCATTGGCAAGCCATGATCGGGCGCATCGCCGAAGCCGTGATCGCGGATGTTCCCGGGATGGCGCTCGACTCCGAACTGAAGGTTCAAGTCCCGGCACATGGATTCTACGTGCTCGTGCGCCGAGTCAAGCCTTTCACTCCGCAGGGAATCTGCACGATCTCGTGGCGCGTGCCGGGTCTTCCGTACGACTACGTCGTAAAGGACATGCGTCGCGCGATTGCCGACAAGCGACAGGTGCTGGAGGCGTATCGCCGAGAGGTCGAGGAGACAATTCTGCTACTTGATTCGGACGAGTGCGGTCTCCCGAGCGAGTTCATGCAGGCATTCCTGGACGCGGTCGTGGAGGAGCCGGTAGAGGCATTCGACGAGGTCTATCTGGCTTGCACGATGGCCGTGCCCATACTTCTCTACCCCTTCAAATGGGGGGAGACGCTCATGCCCGAGCCTGAGGCGCGCCGAGGCTTTCTCGAGGCTCAAGACCGAGCAAATGCGACCCACATCGGGCGAGCACGGCGAGATTCGCGCCTATATGCGCGGCTATTGAGGTCGGCCGAGAAGAGACGCCGCGCACAAGAGAGGCGCCCGAAGTGAGCGTAGTGTGCGTAGATCGTCGAGTCATCGGATTGTTCGGCGCCACCTCATTGTGGTCCCGTGTACCCTGTCGAGTATTGCTGGCCGAGCCTCGAGCACATCGTACGGGGCCGACGATGCTAAACGCCGCCTCATCGTGAGCGCGGGGGACCCGATCGGGGGAGCATCGCTCGGCCTCGTTCGAGCTCAATGTCGCCATACCGAGGTTGCTACGCCATTGCGAGGACGAGCTCGCTCGGGCCGAGTCAGAGTTTCACCGGATCCAGCGATGGGCGCAGCGGGCGCCGATACGCCGGTTTCAATCGCCATCGCTCTGTCGATTCGGCACCGGACCCCCGACTGGATGGCCGTCGGTCCATTCCATCACCTCGCCACGAAGTACGAGTTGTGGACACTCCCGCCACGGCCCTTCGGGCAACGGATGAATCGCGTTCGGGTTGTGCAGCATCAGCGAATCATTGTCAGTGCGATGCACGTGATCGCCGTCGGCACCGATGGATGACCGGATGTTCTCTTGGACGAAGAGAACGCCCCCCACGCGTGTGTGGCGAGGACCGTCTTCGCCGGGCCAGACCTTGAGGAATCGCCCGTTGAGGTCGAATTCGATTCGTGACGCGCGGGTCTCCCGCGAGATAAGCAACTTCTCTGCGCCGTAGAATGCCTTCACGAAAAACTGCCGAACGTGGATGCCAAGCGTCAATCGGCCGACGAGCATCACGAGGTTCCTGGTTCCCTTTCTGAGTTGTTTCGATGCATCCGCAAGGCACCGGTCGAGAATGTCCGAGTCGTCAAGTGCATGAGCGGCGCCGTCAGCAATGGCCACCCGCAGGGGCGATTTCACTTCGACTAGGATGTCACCTTCCGGCAACTTCACGAGCAGTTCGAGCTCGCTCGCCCCCTTACCTGGTGGCCGCGCAGAGACCGCAAGCCCGAGCTTCTCGCGCAGGTACCAGGCGGCCTGGCATTCGGCCATCGCAGATCGAAACTGCTCGTCATCGACGTGTGTCAGTCTTGCCGTCAGATCCCTCCCGAAGCGACCAACAAGGAGACCGCAGTCGGACGCGGCAACGAGATAGCTGGACCATGCCAATCGCTGCGCTTCAAGCCAAGGCACGTATAGCCCACGCGGTTGAGTTAGGGTGATCGCGGCGACGCGATACACCAGCGAATCGGTCGGCGGCGCAGCCCTAAGTCGAGCCAGCACCTGCTCAGTAAATAGCGTTCGCAGCACCTCAACGGAAGGATCATTCATGAGCGGGTCCAGTCAGACGGTCCGGACGCGTTCTGGTGCACATTACCCATCTCCAACAAGGAGGTTCAGGCTATTGCCTACGTGGCGGCGCCCACTTCTCATACCCGGCGTGACCTGGGTGCACACGGGGGAAGTCGAGTTCTTCGAAGAGTCCTGTCGCATCATCCAGCGCGGCCTTGAGGAGCGGCAGGAGCTGGGCTGCGACTTCGGAGTAGATCGGCGTTGGCGTTTCGCCTGGAGTCGGCGGAGCAAAGGTGTCAAGGGACGCGCGCCAGACTGCCATCTCGCGAAACCACAATTGCACGCGTAGCTTTTCTTCCTTGTTTTCCCAAAACACCATGCTATCTCTGTTGCGATCGTAGGAACTTCGCCCCTCATCAAGTTGCCCTAGCAGGAGTCGACTGACGAATCGCTTGGCAGTGATCGCCTCAATGACTTGCGGAAGCCATACAATCGCTGTGCCGAGCCCTTCCCAGACCGCGTCGCGAAGCACCTCCTTCGTATTCGCCCGATCGAGCTCGTGGCGACGCTCCTGCGCGCGCATGGCCGTCTCCGCCGTTTTCCTCCAGCCAACCATTGCCACCGCTCCTGCGATCAGGATCCCCACGAGCGGAACGGCGTCGCGAATGGTGAGCTCATTCCAGAACGGAGGCGTCGGTCCGAATGCCGAGTACGCGAGGATGACGGTGCCTGTAGCACCGACGGAGTAGGACAAGTAGCTGTTGAGGAGCCCAAGCATATCGGAATCCTTTCCTGCGGCCGGCGCCTCCCATAGAGCCCGAGATGAGCGCGATGTCAGACTCGTTAGAGCGGCAGTGGTGTCTGCGAGACGCCTCGTGACAATTATCGCGCATACCAGGACCACAACGAGGTCGCGCCAGTCACAAATGAAAAGATGACACAGCGCGCGATGACTGAAATGACCGTGGTAAGCTGTGCAGATGAGCCAACCCCATCATCACACACCCACGAACGGTGCCGAAGGCAGAGCCGATCTCGTGATCCTTCCCCCAGCTCACAAGTATGCACTCATGGTGCTCGCCGTCGATGCCGACGCCTCGATTCCTGCCCGTCTCAGCCTTGGCAATGGGCTCTATGCGACCCGAGCGCTCGAACTCACTGTGCCGAGCCACTGGAGGGATTGGCTAGGATCTCTCGCCTGGGACGAGCTGCATGACGCGAATCTGTTCCTCTGGACGGTCGCTCCGACCGAGAATCCCAGCGTGCTAGACGAGGAGAACGCGAGTCTTCAGACACGAGTCTTCATGCTGTACTACGGTTTGATGCTTGCGGCGCGGCGCATCTCGACGAACGGTCGTGGGAAGGTGCTCACCGGGGCACGGGAAACTGAAGTGGACGTTCGGCAACACGGCTGGATAGATCCGCTCTTTCCTAACGAGGGCTCCTTCCAGGCCGCGGTTGCTCGTATCGAGCTTCAGGAGGCTGCAGTCCTGGGCAATGCGATCACTGAGATTCAAAACGACACATCATTTCGTCGACTCCGAGTAGCGCTCAGATGTTTTCACAACGGCCTCCGGGAGCATGACCCGCCCGAGCGCATCCATCAGTTCGTTCGTGCGATCGAGGGCTGCATTCTTCCACAACCGGGGCGGACCAAATCTCAATTTGCGAGCCGCACGGCGCTGTTCGTCGGGCCCCATGAACAAGAGTGGGCTCGGGCGCTTTTCGATGTACGCAGCGCAGTTGAGCACTTGAACGACCAACTTGAGTCAGTGGCGATGTCCGTGCGTGAAGAGGCGATCCGGCGAGTGCTTCGTTTCGCGTTCGAGGCCCAGGCCCTCGCCCGGTACTGTCTGCATCGGATCTTTGCTGATGCGACGCTCCGCGAGCACTTCCGAGACGAAGAGTCGCTAGGGAGGTTCTGGTCACTCGAAGAGCGCGAGCGAAGGGCTTTGTGGGGCTCCCCGCTGGATCTGGCGCTCGTCCGATCTGAGTTTGACGCTGAGTTCTTCAACTCCGAATAGTCGCCGCCGGATCAACGAGACACGATCGGCGTTCCCCGGCAATACTCCAGCTTCACGGCGGCGATTCTCTCCGCACCGTGGTTTGCGCAGAGACCAGCAAACCTCGTTCTGGAATCAGGAAAGTGCCACCATGTCATCCCCGCTTGACCAGCCGTACGATCTCAATGCCCCGTGGAATCTGCGAGTCTCGGGAACGCAGGTACTCCCGCTAATTAACGGCGAGTTTCAAGTACTGCGCGTAAGTGCTGGCCCCGGCACGGGGAAGACTTTCGGCCTACGACGGCGTGTTCTACGAATCCTCCATCCGGCCGGACTGGCCGTCTCTCCCAATCGGGTCCTCGTTTGCGCGTTCAATCGTGCGATCGCCCGTGACCTCGCAGATGAGATCAAGGAGGAGCTCAGGCCGCACGAACTGGGGCTTCCGCGAATCAAGACGATTCACGGGCTCTGCGCCGAGCTCGCCCGGCTCGCGCCACGCACACTTCTGCCCGAAGAAGAGGAGGCCATGCTCTTCGACATTTGCGAGGAGTATCCACAACTTCGAGGCGCGGTGACTCGGTCACTGAAGAAGGCCGTGCGCGCACTTCGCGACCATGAAGCCGGGACCGCAGACCACCCGGCGCTCGCCCAGGCGGCGAGGCGCTGGCTCGGGGACCATGGCACGGAACTGGTCGGCGACCTGCCCCGCGCGGTTGAACGCCGATTCGCCAACGGCGACTTTGCTGACATCGGCTATGACCACGTCATTGTCGACGAGTTCCAAGATCTGACTGAGGTTGAGGCCAAGGTAGTTGTTCGACTCGTGGCCCCAGGCGGCAGCTTGGTTGTCCTCGGTGATCGAAAGCAGTCGATCTACTCTTTCCGAGGCAATGATCGTCGGGGGTTGGACGCGATCACCGACCTCGTCACGCAACCAATCACGAATCACACGATGAACGAGTGTCAGCGCTGCCCGGAGCACATTGTGGCTCTGGCTAACGCGGTTGTGGCTCTTGAAAACGAGCCGTTGACGTCGGCGACAGACCGGGTTGCACAGCTTCATCACGTTCACTTCAAGTCCCCAGAGAGCGAATCCGAAGGCATCGCTGCCGAGGTTGCGCGGGTCTTCGACGCGTTTCCCAAGGAGAAGCACCTCGTCCTCGTGACTCGGCGAGACTGGGGCTACGCGCTTCGCGAGCGGATACGTCAACTCGAGCCGAGGGCAAATGCGCGGACCATCTTCGCTGAGGACATCTTGGAGACCTGGCCGGCCCGCGAGGCATTTCTGTTCTTGTCGATCTTGGCTGATTCAAGTGATGCGGTGGCGCTGCGAGACTGGATTAGCTACCGGCCGCCGAACGCGCAGGGGAAGAAGTTCAAGGCTCCAAACCGCAACGCCGGCGTCTATCGCCATTTGAGACGAGA
It encodes the following:
- a CDS encoding ATP-dependent helicase; protein product: MSSPLDQPYDLNAPWNLRVSGTQVLPLINGEFQVLRVSAGPGTGKTFGLRRRVLRILHPAGLAVSPNRVLVCAFNRAIARDLADEIKEELRPHELGLPRIKTIHGLCAELARLAPRTLLPEEEEAMLFDICEEYPQLRGAVTRSLKKAVRALRDHEAGTADHPALAQAARRWLGDHGTELVGDLPRAVERRFANGDFADIGYDHVIVDEFQDLTEVEAKVVVRLVAPGGSLVVLGDRKQSIYSFRGNDRRGLDAITDLVTQPITNHTMNECQRCPEHIVALANAVVALENEPLTSATDRVAQLHHVHFKSPESESEGIAAEVARVFDAFPKEKHLVLVTRRDWGYALRERIRQLEPRANARTIFAEDILETWPAREAFLFLSILADSSDAVALRDWISYRPPNAQGKKFKAPNRNAGVYRHLRRDGGVLSLGRVRQLVESGEIRGTGRAIVQARLRRLVELVDALPLIVDPQALVQHILAPDQWISFSGPTAEMAREDLGRLFREATAICAETTDVTLSKIVRALRYRIATRQSIGDDGGAGVKIVTLWGAKGLTADHVFVLGLIDQALPGPFDTDTAGLSEGEHLDEQRRLLYVSLTRAKKTLVLSRPTKVRSGDVQALGLAEAPGRGWWREVRLCRFLEDLPRGALPDSVAFEHWSRVNIS